From the Diprion similis isolate iyDipSimi1 chromosome 1, iyDipSimi1.1, whole genome shotgun sequence genome, the window tgaaacgatAAGGTAAGAACAGGTTGAACAACAGGCTGATCCTTGCACGATATCGAAACGAAACGGGTAAATCTTTACACAAAGAGAGTGCGAAAAATACATTTATTCAATTCCATAAAgaatatattacataaatatattaaatttatcgTATACAATCGTGTTTAAATGGGTGACATTTTTTACGGCAGAATGcatcaaaagaaaattaaattcagatGACGGCATATTAATTGCATTTCACGTCATTGAGCTGACTGACATAATTGTTTTCAACTGTAATACAATTGTCATTTAGTGATCAGAATTACATTTCCTTACATTCCGTTTTTCGGAATAAGAATATTATTCACTCTTTATTAATCGACTTATCACATAGCATCAAGCATATGAATTCGAAAATGTATCGCTCAATTTTTAGTAACGTACAACAATCATGATttaaaaatgtctttaaacatgtataataatatacttgagtataaattatgaaactcTTTATTCGTAATAACTATACagtgttattttatttacaaatcatCATTCATATACAGTtcatcattcattcattcatgtTTATACCGAGCACACAAGTTATGTTGTATTCGCCCCTTGATTTATAAATGGGTTGAAATCTCTTAGCTCGGGTTATCGAAAcgcatttttcacaaataccATTTGGATTTGGATTTACCACAAATACCTTTTGGATTCTTTGGAAGTAGATCAGTCTGTTGGAGCCGGACAGCCGGATTCCTTAAATATATCTGTACAAGCTTGCCCCACTCTCTTACCAAGATCCTTGACATACTTATGTGCAGCTCTGTCAATCAACGTTGGCCGTAAGTAGCAGCCTGTAGTTTCTGCCTCGCAATCTCGATAGTGGTGAGAAAGGGCCACGTCTGGGTCGGCCACGAGTTGCTCGAACCCTAAAACGAGCATCGCGTCGGAAGGTAAAGGTGAGCACCTAACGTCGGTAGAACTTGAATCTACAATTATTCTATGATTTTCATCATAAGGTTCATCAACTCACTTTCCGAAAAAACCGATGTGCCGGGCCGATGGTGCCATATAAAGTGGTTTCCCATCTCCACCACGTCTTGAGAACGTGCTATATACTTACTCCTCGCATTGGGCTTCTGCGGATTTTCAACTCGTTCAGTTTTTGCTTGGAGATAAAGATACGGCACGTCTGAAATCGAGTAGTACAAAGAATAGTTTAGTGATAGTTAACAACGTGTTGAGTATTGTTACggagtatatatgtatattcatcaAGCTAAAGTCAATGTTGTCTTTGAACTGAAAAAAGCTTACCCGGGTCGTAATCCGTCTTATCGTCGCCGTAcatcagataaaaaaatacgtttctgAACTGAAACGATGCGTATTGATTCCTAACGCCGGAAGGATTGGGCGGGTCGAGAAAATTGAGGAGTTCCTTGTAGTCCTTATGCCTTCTGGGCACGATAAATTCGTCTATATCTGATACCAGGACGTACTTATAGTTTTTATGGAAAGAACTTCTGTAGAGACAATCGTTTAACGCTGCAAATTGTCCATCGACTCTGAGGGTAAGCTCAAATTTATATATCGATGGTAATTTCCACTCGAGGACCGTTACCACGCCTCTCGAGACATAATGTGCCAAGACTTTGGACACCTCCGGAGTAACAGATTTGTTGTAGAACATTATGTGATCGGCCCCCAGCATCAGTTGGTACTCTATGAACTCGACAAGATGCAGTGCTCGGCCATATTCGTGATGCAGTactgaaattgcaat encodes:
- the LOC124405059 gene encoding uncharacterized protein LOC124405059 gives rise to the protein MVKYTLLHKPTLSTWPSLPRQVKTIIVAGILITLTILVLVQAARNAKLRDLYNMKAMTAEILDLEMRFMPDIESEKSDRWKSASVTDGMIYSAYLDSRPEIVLEDRHHDSSGENTWAVIRVIAVLPLAMKDKPLTCYLEYRGVDEKRGIIQNRTASRVQPIKENWGLKYSAFFVLCDLTLPVNMDFQEFYYAEHLPLKVALANTTLANLDELQFVNIRYPEGGVNQANDDEDEFLAVCGPVLHHEYGRALHLVEFIEYQLMLGADHIMFYNKSVTPEVSKVLAHYVSRGVVTVLEWKLPSIYKFELTLRVDGQFAALNDCLYRSSFHKNYKYVLVSDIDEFIVPRRHKDYKELLNFLDPPNPSGVRNQYASFQFRNVFFYLMYGDDKTDYDPDVPYLYLQAKTERVENPQKPNARSKYIARSQDVVEMGNHFIWHHRPGTSVFSERFEQLVADPDVALSHHYRDCEAETTGCYLRPTLIDRAAHKYVKDLGKRVGQACTDIFKESGCPAPTD